A genomic stretch from Megachile rotundata isolate GNS110a chromosome 1, iyMegRotu1, whole genome shotgun sequence includes:
- the ND-49 gene encoding NADH dehydrogenase (ubiquinone) 49 kDa subunit, translating into MAVRIFTPAVRSSQRFAGLWSERGIVAAGRAGASLNVESQRRHGHQWAPDINVLKQEHDYKVYYGIDQAWKPPSKAEEVLQQPGIKNVSFNFGPQHPAAHGVLRLILEMDGEKVIRADPHIGLLHRGTEKLIEYKTYMQALPYFDRLDYVSMMCNEQCFSLAIEKLLNIDVPLRAKYIRTMFAELTRILNHIMGVGTHALDIGAITPFFWLFEEREKLMEFYERVSGARMHAAYIRPGGVSLDLPLGLMDDIYDWCTKYGERLDEVEDLLTGNRIWVGRTQNIGTVSAEDALNWGCSGVMLRGSGIKWDLRKAMPYDAYDLVEFDVPIGVNGDCYDRYLCRVEEMRQSLRIIYQCLNQMPAGEVRIDDAKIVPPRREEMKTSMEALIHHFKLYTQGFQVPPGSTYTAIEAPKGEFGVYLVSDGTSKPYRCKIKAPGFAHLAALRHMGPSCMLADVVAIIGTLDVVFGEIDR; encoded by the exons ATGGCTGTCAGAATTTTTACACCTGCCGTTCGTTCGAGCCAAAGATTCGCTGGATTATGGAGCGAAAGAGGAATCGTCGCAGCCGGCAGAGCGGGAGCTTCGTTGAACGTTGAAAG CCAACGGCGACACGGACATCAATGGGCGCCGGACATCAATGTGCTCAAGCAGGAACACGATTACAAAGTGTATTACGGAATCGATCAAGCATGGAAACCGCCGTCGAAGGCGGAAGAGGTGTTGCAACAACCGGGAATAAAAAACGTCTCGTTCAATTTTGGTCCGCAACATCCGGCAGCTCACGGCGTGCTGCGATTGATCCTAGAGATGGACGGTGAAAAGGTGATACGCGCCGATCCTCATATAGGTCTGTTGCACCGAGGCACGGAGAAGCTGATCGAATACAAAACGTACATGCAAGCTTTGCCATACTTTGACCGTTTGGACTACGTATCGATGATGTGCAACGAGCAATGCTTCTCCCTGGCTATCGAAAAGTTGCTCAACATAGATGTACCGTTGAGAGCAAAGTACATAAGAA CGATGTTTGCCGAGTTGACGAGGATCTTGAATCACATTATGGGAGTCGGAACGCACGCGCTGGACATAGGCGCGATCACGCCGTTCTTCTGGCTGTTCGAGGAACGAGAAAAGTTGATGGAATTTTACGAGCGCGTGAGCGGTGCGCGGATGCACGCTGCCTACATACGGCCCGGCGGCGTCTCGTTGGATTTGCCGTTAGGGCTGATGGACGACATATACGATTGGTGTACCAAATACGGAGAACGATTGGACGAGGTGGAGGATTTATTGACGGGCAACAGGATCTGGGTAGGTCGGACGCAAAACATCGGCACGGTATCGGCGGAGGACGCGTtgaattggggatgtagcggCGTGATGCTGCGAGGTTCCGGAATCAAATGGGATCTGAGGAAAGCGATGCCTTACGACGCGTACGATCTCGTCGAATTCGACGTACCGATCGGCGTCAACGGGGACTGTTACGACAG GTATCTTTGCCGCGTCGAGGAGATGCGCCAGTCGTTGAGAATCATCTATCAGTGCCTGAACCAAATGCCGGCGGGCGAAGTGAGAATCGACGACGCGAAAATCGTGCCGCCGAGACGCGAAGAGATGAAGACCAGCATGGAGGCGTTGATTCATCATTTCAAGCTGTACACTCAAGGGTTCCAAGTGCCGCCTGGTTCCACTTACACGGCGATCGAGGCGCCCAAGGGTGAATTCGGAGTTTACCTCGTGAGCGACGGTACCAGCAAGCCATACAGATGCAAGATCAAAGCTCCGGGTTTCGCTCACTTGGCCGCGCTCCGTCACATGGGTCCTTCGTGCATGTTGGCCGACGTGGTGGCCATCATCGGCACTCTGGACGTAGTGTTCGGTGAAATCGACAGATAA